A section of the Delphinus delphis chromosome 1, mDelDel1.2, whole genome shotgun sequence genome encodes:
- the LOC132438189 gene encoding CD48 antigen-like isoform X2, with translation MDSDLSSTAAQAGRQPVMGPCSEDPHLCWASRLLGFTSLLLSVCCPGVKSSGTHGSGVQDSGVHVPLHRVRGGSVSFNVTRKQEAHLEEVTWGFGPDSNYRVLLRVGAEADAPTWVSLQDKYQQRVHVPSILSLKIENLTSEDSGLYRARASFTGGIERNQVFPLTVYEPVPLPQILFKLLSITPGWCNVTLECRASGATEDLKVTWQSKGLPRELEQSVTLGPAPNSWTLPVNLPLRQPSASFTCVVSNQVDQKTATLDLGEVCVHDSQGQVIADPLPGILGAVVAVLLILGGGLYLWKTRGKKKKMETGRGTELQEDHRDNDSGIQYAELSQQESRKGTRKAEQKAEKEKDDISHWHPR, from the exons ATGGACTCAG ACCTTTCTTCCACAGCTGCACAGGCGGGCAGGCAGCCTGTGATGGGGCCCTGCTCAGAAGACCCCCATCTCTGCTGGGCCTCCCGGCTCCTGGGATTCACCAGCCTACTCCTCA GCGTCTGCTGCCCTGGGGTCAAGAGTTCTGGGACACATGGCTCTGGAGTTCAGGATTCTGGAGTCCATGTTCCTCTGCACAGGGTCCGAGGAGGTTCTGTATCGTTTAACGTGACCAGGAAGCAAGAAGCTCACCTGGAGGAGGTCACATGGGGCTTTGGCCCTGACTCAAATTACAGAGTCCTGCTGCGAGTCGGTGCTGAAGCAGACGCTCCCACTTGGGTCAGCCTCCAGGACAAGTATCAGCAGAGGGTCCATGTGCCCAGCATCTTGTCCCTGAAGATTGAGAACCTGACCTCTGAGGACAGTGGACTGTACCGGGCTCGAGCCAGCTTCACTGGAGGAATAGAACGTAACCAAGTTTTCCCCCTTACCGTCTATG AGCCGGTGCCCCTTCCCCAGATCCTGTTCAAGTTACTGTCCATCACaccaggctggtgcaatgtcacccTGGAGTGCAGAGCCTCAGGGGCCACAGAGGACCTGAAGGTGACCTGGCAGAGCAAGGGCCTCCCCAGGGAGCTGGAGCAGAGCGTGACACTGGGACCAGCCCCCAACTCCTGGACCCTGCCTGTGAACCTGCCCCTGAGGCAGCCCAGTGCCAGCTTCACCTGTGTGGTCAGCAACCAGGTGGACCAGAAAACTGCCACCTTAGACCTTGGGGAAGTCTGTGTCCATG ATTCACAAGGACAGGTCATTGCTGACCCCCTGCCAGGCATCCTAGGGGCTGTCGTGGCTGTGCTGTTGATCCTTGGAGGAGGACTGTACCTTTGGAAGACAcgtgggaagaagaagaaaatggagactgGAAGAG GTACAGAATTGCAGGAGGACCACAGGGACAATGATAGTGGCATCCAGTACGCAGAGCTGAGCCAGCAGGAGTCTCGAAAGGGCACACGCAAG GCTGAACAGAAGGCTGAGAAGGAAAAAGATGACATCTCTCACTGGCATCCCAGGTGA
- the LOC132438189 gene encoding CD48 antigen-like isoform X3, which translates to MGPCSEDPHLCWASRLLGFTSLLLSVCCPGVKSSGTHGSGVQDSGVHVPLHRVRGGSVSFNVTRKQEAHLEEVTWGFGPDSNYRVLLRVGAEADAPTWVSLQDKYQQRVHVPSILSLKIENLTSEDSGLYRARASFTGGIERNQVFPLTVYEPVPLPQILFKLLSITPGWCNVTLECRASGATEDLKVTWQSKGLPRELEQSVTLGPAPNSWTLPVNLPLRQPSASFTCVVSNQVDQKTATLDLGEVCVHDSQGQVIADPLPGILGAVVAVLLILGGGLYLWKTRGKKKKMETGRGTELQEDHRDNDSGIQYAELSQQESRKGTRKGIGERHLEEKEPVNTVYSEVHKPESEAMKII; encoded by the exons ATGGGGCCCTGCTCAGAAGACCCCCATCTCTGCTGGGCCTCCCGGCTCCTGGGATTCACCAGCCTACTCCTCA GCGTCTGCTGCCCTGGGGTCAAGAGTTCTGGGACACATGGCTCTGGAGTTCAGGATTCTGGAGTCCATGTTCCTCTGCACAGGGTCCGAGGAGGTTCTGTATCGTTTAACGTGACCAGGAAGCAAGAAGCTCACCTGGAGGAGGTCACATGGGGCTTTGGCCCTGACTCAAATTACAGAGTCCTGCTGCGAGTCGGTGCTGAAGCAGACGCTCCCACTTGGGTCAGCCTCCAGGACAAGTATCAGCAGAGGGTCCATGTGCCCAGCATCTTGTCCCTGAAGATTGAGAACCTGACCTCTGAGGACAGTGGACTGTACCGGGCTCGAGCCAGCTTCACTGGAGGAATAGAACGTAACCAAGTTTTCCCCCTTACCGTCTATG AGCCGGTGCCCCTTCCCCAGATCCTGTTCAAGTTACTGTCCATCACaccaggctggtgcaatgtcacccTGGAGTGCAGAGCCTCAGGGGCCACAGAGGACCTGAAGGTGACCTGGCAGAGCAAGGGCCTCCCCAGGGAGCTGGAGCAGAGCGTGACACTGGGACCAGCCCCCAACTCCTGGACCCTGCCTGTGAACCTGCCCCTGAGGCAGCCCAGTGCCAGCTTCACCTGTGTGGTCAGCAACCAGGTGGACCAGAAAACTGCCACCTTAGACCTTGGGGAAGTCTGTGTCCATG ATTCACAAGGACAGGTCATTGCTGACCCCCTGCCAGGCATCCTAGGGGCTGTCGTGGCTGTGCTGTTGATCCTTGGAGGAGGACTGTACCTTTGGAAGACAcgtgggaagaagaagaaaatggagactgGAAGAG GTACAGAATTGCAGGAGGACCACAGGGACAATGATAGTGGCATCCAGTACGCAGAGCTGAGCCAGCAGGAGTCTCGAAAGGGCACACGCAAG GGTATTGGTGAGCGACATTTAGAAGAAAAGGAGCCTGTTAATACTGTCTACAGTGAGGTCCATAAGCCAGAAAGTGAAGCCATGAAGATAATTTAA
- the LOC132438189 gene encoding CD48 antigen-like isoform X4 yields MDSGVCCPGVKSSGTHGSGVQDSGVHVPLHRVRGGSVSFNVTRKQEAHLEEVTWGFGPDSNYRVLLRVGAEADAPTWVSLQDKYQQRVHVPSILSLKIENLTSEDSGLYRARASFTGGIERNQVFPLTVYEPVPLPQILFKLLSITPGWCNVTLECRASGATEDLKVTWQSKGLPRELEQSVTLGPAPNSWTLPVNLPLRQPSASFTCVVSNQVDQKTATLDLGEVCVHDSQGQVIADPLPGILGAVVAVLLILGGGLYLWKTRGKKKKMETGRGTELQEDHRDNDSGIQYAELSQQESRKGTRKGIGERHLEEKEPVNTVYSEVHKPESEAMKII; encoded by the exons ATGGACTCAG GCGTCTGCTGCCCTGGGGTCAAGAGTTCTGGGACACATGGCTCTGGAGTTCAGGATTCTGGAGTCCATGTTCCTCTGCACAGGGTCCGAGGAGGTTCTGTATCGTTTAACGTGACCAGGAAGCAAGAAGCTCACCTGGAGGAGGTCACATGGGGCTTTGGCCCTGACTCAAATTACAGAGTCCTGCTGCGAGTCGGTGCTGAAGCAGACGCTCCCACTTGGGTCAGCCTCCAGGACAAGTATCAGCAGAGGGTCCATGTGCCCAGCATCTTGTCCCTGAAGATTGAGAACCTGACCTCTGAGGACAGTGGACTGTACCGGGCTCGAGCCAGCTTCACTGGAGGAATAGAACGTAACCAAGTTTTCCCCCTTACCGTCTATG AGCCGGTGCCCCTTCCCCAGATCCTGTTCAAGTTACTGTCCATCACaccaggctggtgcaatgtcacccTGGAGTGCAGAGCCTCAGGGGCCACAGAGGACCTGAAGGTGACCTGGCAGAGCAAGGGCCTCCCCAGGGAGCTGGAGCAGAGCGTGACACTGGGACCAGCCCCCAACTCCTGGACCCTGCCTGTGAACCTGCCCCTGAGGCAGCCCAGTGCCAGCTTCACCTGTGTGGTCAGCAACCAGGTGGACCAGAAAACTGCCACCTTAGACCTTGGGGAAGTCTGTGTCCATG ATTCACAAGGACAGGTCATTGCTGACCCCCTGCCAGGCATCCTAGGGGCTGTCGTGGCTGTGCTGTTGATCCTTGGAGGAGGACTGTACCTTTGGAAGACAcgtgggaagaagaagaaaatggagactgGAAGAG GTACAGAATTGCAGGAGGACCACAGGGACAATGATAGTGGCATCCAGTACGCAGAGCTGAGCCAGCAGGAGTCTCGAAAGGGCACACGCAAG GGTATTGGTGAGCGACATTTAGAAGAAAAGGAGCCTGTTAATACTGTCTACAGTGAGGTCCATAAGCCAGAAAGTGAAGCCATGAAGATAATTTAA
- the LOC132438189 gene encoding CD48 antigen-like isoform X1, with amino-acid sequence MDSDLSSTAAQAGRQPVMGPCSEDPHLCWASRLLGFTSLLLSVCCPGVKSSGTHGSGVQDSGVHVPLHRVRGGSVSFNVTRKQEAHLEEVTWGFGPDSNYRVLLRVGAEADAPTWVSLQDKYQQRVHVPSILSLKIENLTSEDSGLYRARASFTGGIERNQVFPLTVYEPVPLPQILFKLLSITPGWCNVTLECRASGATEDLKVTWQSKGLPRELEQSVTLGPAPNSWTLPVNLPLRQPSASFTCVVSNQVDQKTATLDLGEVCVHDSQGQVIADPLPGILGAVVAVLLILGGGLYLWKTRGKKKKMETGRGTELQEDHRDNDSGIQYAELSQQESRKGTRKGIGERHLEEKEPVNTVYSEVHKPESEAMKII; translated from the exons ATGGACTCAG ACCTTTCTTCCACAGCTGCACAGGCGGGCAGGCAGCCTGTGATGGGGCCCTGCTCAGAAGACCCCCATCTCTGCTGGGCCTCCCGGCTCCTGGGATTCACCAGCCTACTCCTCA GCGTCTGCTGCCCTGGGGTCAAGAGTTCTGGGACACATGGCTCTGGAGTTCAGGATTCTGGAGTCCATGTTCCTCTGCACAGGGTCCGAGGAGGTTCTGTATCGTTTAACGTGACCAGGAAGCAAGAAGCTCACCTGGAGGAGGTCACATGGGGCTTTGGCCCTGACTCAAATTACAGAGTCCTGCTGCGAGTCGGTGCTGAAGCAGACGCTCCCACTTGGGTCAGCCTCCAGGACAAGTATCAGCAGAGGGTCCATGTGCCCAGCATCTTGTCCCTGAAGATTGAGAACCTGACCTCTGAGGACAGTGGACTGTACCGGGCTCGAGCCAGCTTCACTGGAGGAATAGAACGTAACCAAGTTTTCCCCCTTACCGTCTATG AGCCGGTGCCCCTTCCCCAGATCCTGTTCAAGTTACTGTCCATCACaccaggctggtgcaatgtcacccTGGAGTGCAGAGCCTCAGGGGCCACAGAGGACCTGAAGGTGACCTGGCAGAGCAAGGGCCTCCCCAGGGAGCTGGAGCAGAGCGTGACACTGGGACCAGCCCCCAACTCCTGGACCCTGCCTGTGAACCTGCCCCTGAGGCAGCCCAGTGCCAGCTTCACCTGTGTGGTCAGCAACCAGGTGGACCAGAAAACTGCCACCTTAGACCTTGGGGAAGTCTGTGTCCATG ATTCACAAGGACAGGTCATTGCTGACCCCCTGCCAGGCATCCTAGGGGCTGTCGTGGCTGTGCTGTTGATCCTTGGAGGAGGACTGTACCTTTGGAAGACAcgtgggaagaagaagaaaatggagactgGAAGAG GTACAGAATTGCAGGAGGACCACAGGGACAATGATAGTGGCATCCAGTACGCAGAGCTGAGCCAGCAGGAGTCTCGAAAGGGCACACGCAAG GGTATTGGTGAGCGACATTTAGAAGAAAAGGAGCCTGTTAATACTGTCTACAGTGAGGTCCATAAGCCAGAAAGTGAAGCCATGAAGATAATTTAA